A genomic window from Fusarium oxysporum Fo47 chromosome X, complete sequence includes:
- a CDS encoding beta-lactamase-like protein: protein MSFVTVHALSAGYLTLPERFFVTPLEDVSVRKTVPSLSFLIQHKDRRSGRTIRIVFDLGIRRNLQDYAPPIYKHAQTRQPLSGYHDTVKSLAKGGLGPDDIDVIMFSHLHWDHVGTPSDYPNSTYVVGPGAAKLINGKREPAAGSHNHFEEGMLDMKRTIELPPVGLPLTPPPLEEQTSLSAQTQRLTGYFSQPWHRKGRFEAVLDVFGDGSLHVVSAPGHIDGHINLLCRLEDGKHVYLAGDSCHDGRLLTREKDIATWADEAYPGVTCCIHQDKAQAEKTLSIIRDTIRDPGELKEVEVVFAHDGVWEKQAVDEGRFFPGAL from the coding sequence ATGTCTTTTGTCACTGTCCATGCCCTCTCAGCAGGGTATCTAACATTGCCCGAGCGATTTTTTGTTACCCCCCTAGAAGATGTTTCGGTTCGAAAGACAGTCCCCTCTCTTTCCTTTCTGATCCAACATAAAGACAGGCGCTCTGGCAGGACCATAAGGATCGTCTTTGATCTTGGAATTCGACGGAACCTCCAAGACTATGCCCCGCCTATATACAAGCACGCTCAAACCCGACAACCGCTCTCCGGTTACCATGACACTGTTAAGTCACTGGCGAAGGGTGGCCTAGGTCCTGATGATATTGACGTAATTATGTTCAGTCATCTTCACTGGGATCACGTTGGAACACCATCCGATTACCCAAATTCTACCTACGTCGTAGGACCTGGAGCAGCGAAACTTATCAATGGCAAGAGAGAGCCTGCCGCTGGGAGTCACAATCACTTCGAAGAGGGCATGCTAGATATGAAGAGGACCATAGAACTGCCTCCCGTAGGCCTTCCTCTGACGCCACCGCCGCTGGAAGAACAGACGAGTTTGTCGGCCCAAACGCAGCGTTTGACCGGATACTTTTCCCAGCCATGGCACCGCAAGGGCCGCTTTGAAGCTGTGCTAGATGTCTTTGGTGATGGAAGTCTGCATGTGGTGTCAGCACCTGGACACATCGACGGTCATATCAACCTCCTATGTCGCTTAGAAGATGGGAAGCACGTTTACCTAGCTGGAGACTCGTGCCATGATGGACGGCTGTTGACAAGGGAGAAGGACATTGCAACATGGGCGGATGAGGCATACCCAGGAGTGACTTGTTGCATTCATCAAGATAAAGCCCAAGCAGAGAAGACGCTGAGTATTATTCGGGATACTATCAGAGATCCTGGTGAGCTGAAGGAAGTTGAGGTCGTTTTTGCACATGATGGAGTGTGGGAGAAACAAGCTGTGGATGAAGGACGCTTCTTTCCGGGTGCGCTCTAA
- a CDS encoding chaperonin 10-like protein, which produces MSQVQTAAVVEQFGKPYTFKQIPRPTEPEGKDILIKVLAASYCHTDAIFAAGLLSQDLPRIGCHEFAGEVIALGPDVSIHRGVAVGTRVGVPGRAYHPCGTCYECTHPGQDSMGYSPYCPRSGNLGLTRDGGFQEYCLVDSRQVAVLPESLSPTQAAPLMCAGLTIWSALQHEKVQKAQRVGIIGAGGGLGHIGVQFAAHLGKDVLAIDATDQAIDLINKVKNNLGEAGKRVYIADARKEDSDVLEAMIQPASDAPPSEVGLDAVILLPESQKAFDAGMKLLRNHGTMVVVSFPSGKLQVSAHDLVFRDIAVVGSLVGRNHQLREMLYFVVQNKVEVQVRTFAFDQLNELGGPEHQAEGGKLVIDMILERAR; this is translated from the coding sequence ATGTCTCAAGTACAGACCGCCGCTGTGGTTGAGCAGTTCGGCAAGCCATACACGTTCAAGCAGATCCCACGCCCAACAGAACCCGAAGGCAAAGATATCCTTATAAAGGTCCTCGCTGCTTCATACTGCCACACAGACGCCATTTTCGCCGCCGGTCTTCTGTCGCAGGACCTCCCTCGCATTGGATGCCATGAGTTTGCTGGAGAGGTGATTGCGCTCGGGCCAGATGTCTCAATTCACCGCGGGGTTGCTGTGGGCACTAGGGTAGGAGTCCCAGGCAGGGCATACCATCCCTGTGGGACTTGCTATGAGTGTACACACCCCGGCCAGGATAGCATGGGATACTCTCCTTACTGTCCTCGCTCTGGAAACTTGGGATTGACCAGGGATGGTGGCTTCCAAGAATATTGCCTTGTGGACAGTCGACAAGTTGCGGTCCTGCCCGAGAGTTTGTCACCAACACAAGCAGCACCGTTAATGTGCGCTGGACTTACGATTTGGAGTGCACTTCAACACGAAAAAGTGCAGAAAGCTCAACGAGTTGGAATTATAGGTGCTGGAGGTGGACTGGGTCATATCGGAGTGCAGTTTGCAGCTCATCTCGGCAAGGATGTTTTGGCCATCGATGCCACAGACCAGGCAATTGACCTGATAAACAAAGTCAAGAACAATCTCGGTGAGGCTGGAAAAAGGGTTTACATCGCTGACGCCCGCAAAGAGGACTCAGATGTCTTGGAGGCAATGATTCAGCCAGCTAGCGACGCGCCACCTTCAGAAGTCGGTCTTGACGCAGTCATCCTCCTTCCGGAGTCGCAAAAGGCATTTGATGCGGGAATGAAGCTCCTTAGAAACCACGGGACAATGGTTGTTGTGAGCTTTCCAAGTGGCAAGCTTCAAGTCAGCGCGCATGATCTTGTATTTCGGGACATTGCGGTAGTTGGCAGCCTAGTGGGAAGAAACCATCAGCTGAGAGAGATGCTGTACTTTGTTGTACAGAACAAGGTGGAAGTTCAGGTCAGGACGTTTGCATTTGATCAATTGAATGAACTAGGAGGGCCTGAGCACCAAGCAGAGGGTGGAAAGCTAGTTATTGATATGATTCTTGAGAGAGCTAGATAG
- a CDS encoding general substrate transporter, with amino-acid sequence MSGTNTTYNFLIIFFVALGSFTYGFNSAISGSVIGLSSFLNYFNLTTSGPGASKSNQIIGANNALFASGGVIGCMIVPWLLDRCGRRLAIQTTCVICIISAVIQAASVHTAMLLIGRFVNGIGVGMIDVAVPIYQSEISPATVRGRMVGSHGFLVVCGYAMAGWVGYGCFFISNQALQWRLCLAFQIIAPLLLGVGSPWMPESPRWLCKVDRATEALRVLEKLHPSSERHPEGHSFAEHELHQIHNQLEIEKRENTATGWRETFSRPSYRKRLLYGFFVQCVAQSTGVLVVNNYQILLYDGLGLRGSIALMLYACYNSLAAFMNWVNSLILDRFGRIRIMVVGLIGCSLSLCGFTAMVAEFVGTSNKVGNGFGVFFLYLFVFFYGGTMDASSYVYCAEIFPTSIRAQGVGFSVAGLFMMTLIYTQTAPTAFENVGWKYYLVFIIIPWIGAFVMQKYFPETAGLSLEDIAVLFGDEAAVNENGSSEKSAQASVVQEEISGGGEVANNEKSFNSQQVTGA; translated from the exons ATGTCTGGCACGAACACGACATATAactttctcatcatcttctttgttgCTCTCGGATCTTTCACCTATGGCTTCAACTCGGCTATCAGTGGCTCTGTTATCGGCCTTTCGTCTTTCCTCAACTACTTCAATCTGACCACGAGCGGCCCTGGGGCTTCTAAGAGCAACCAGATCATTGGCG CCAACAATGCTCTCTTCGCAAGTGGCGGTGTCATCGGATGCATGATCGTCCCTTGGTTGTTGGACCGTTGTGGTCGACGTCTTGCCATCCAAACCACCTGTGTTATCTGCATCATCTCAGCCGTCATACAAGCCGCTTCCGTCCATACCGCCATGTTGCTCATCGGTCGCTTCGTCAATGGCATCGGGGTTGGCATGATCGATGTGGCTGTACCAATTTACCAGTCTGAGATTTCTCCCGCAACTGTCAGAGGTCGAATGGTCGGCTCTCATGGATTTTTGGTGGTCTGCGGCTAT GCAATGGCTGGATGGGTTGGCTACGGATGCTTCTTCATTTCCAATCAGGCTCTTCAGTGGCGTCTTTGCCTTGCGTTCCAGATCATCGCCCCTCTCCTGCTTGGAGTCGGATCCCCCTGGATGCCTGAATCTCCGCGATGGCTGTGCAAGGTTGACAGAGCTACCGAAGCGCTGAGAGTACTTGAGAAACTGCACCCTAGCTCAGAGAGACATCCAGAGGGACACTCTTTCGCTGAGCATGAGCTCCACCAGATTCACAACCAGCTCGAGATTGAAAAGCGAGAAAACACTGCGACAGGATGGAGGGAGACTTTCTCAAGGCCCTCGTATCGCAAGAGACTTTTGTATGGATTCTTTGTTCA atgcgTTGCGCAATCGACTGGTGTTCTCGTCGTCAACAACTACCAAATCCTTCTTTACGATGGTCTCGGCCTACGAGGCTCAATCGCCCTCATGCTCTACGCCTGCTATAACTCTCTTGCCGCTTTCATGAACTGGGTTAACAGTTTGATCCTGGACCGCTTCGGAAGAATCCGCATTATGGTTGTCGGCCTCATCGGATGCTCCCTGTCTCTATGTGGCTTCACTGCCATGGTTGCTGAGTTTGTGGGCACATCTAACAAAGTGGGCAATGGATTTGGCGTCTTCTTTCTCTACctctttgttttcttctaCGGAGGCACGATGGATGCTTCTTCCTATGTCTATTGCGCCGAGATCTTCCCAACCTCGATCCGAGCCCAAGGCGTTGGTTTCAGCGTGGCTGGTCTATTCATGATGACTCTGATCTATACTCAGACTGCTCCTACTGCATTTGAGAACGTAGGTTGGAAATATTATCTGGTTTTTATTATCATTCCCTGGATTGGTGCATTCGTCATGCAGAAATACTTCCCGGAGACTGCCGGGCTCTCGCTTGAGGATATCGCCGTCCTGTTTGGCGATGAGGCGGCTGTCAATGAGAATGGCTCTAGCGAAAAGTCGGCTCAAGCCTCTGTCGTACAAGAGGAGATTAGCGGTGGTGGCGAAGTGGCCAACAACGAGAAAAGCTTCAACTCCCAACAGGTTACAGGAGCCTGA
- a CDS encoding AhpD-like protein — protein sequence MSTEKKFDNLHTDMFQLGLQNRREVVGNAYVDAALNNGKSEFSYPGQQLVTAWCWGNIWSRPGLDRKQRSLLNLGMLIALKSWPELGVHVRGALNNGLTEIEIRESILHATIYCGVPAGVEAFKVAQKTINDMIEKGEHTRELAELSPFLEKST from the exons ATGTCAACCGAGAAGAAGTTCGATAACCTTCACACGGACATGTTCCAGCTTGGCCTCCAGAACCGACGTGAGGTCGTTGGAAATGCCTACGTTGACGCCGCCCTCAACAACGGCAAGAGCGAGTTCTCCTACCCTGGCCAGCAACTTGTTACTGC GTGGTGTTGGGGTAATATTTGGTCTCGGCCGGGTCTTGATCGCAAGCAGCGGAGTCTCTTGA ATCTTGGCATGTTGATTGCCCTCAAAAGCTGGCCAGAGCTTGGCGTCCATGTGCGCGGTGCCCTGAACAACGGACTCACCGAGATTGAGATTCGCGAGTCCATTCTCCACGCAACTATCTACTGTGGTGTTCCGGCGGGTGTTGAAGCTTTCAAGGTGGCACAGAAAACGATTAATGATATGATTGAGAAGGGAGAGCACACGAGGGAGTTGGCGGAGCTGTCTCCATTTCTTGAGAAGTCTACATAG
- a CDS encoding NAD binding domain of 6-phosphogluconate dehydrogenase-domain-containing protein, which translates to MATTNGSSNDISAKSFGFIGLGIMGWGMAKNLRAKIPADSVLYICEVNKPRRDEFVVSTAGKVQVVDSPREIAEKNDIIITMLPRGEHVREVFTNPQTGLLSVAGSVKLGSKIFIDCSTIDVKTSQEVAAAVEASNLGSFADAPVSGGQGGANAGTLTFMVGGSPEAFETAKPTLELMGNPENLFHCGKAGAGLVTKLINNYLSAINMIGVCEGMNMGRLYGLDPVLLASAINSSTGMSRNSREQNPVKGVSSVASSAKDFEGGFSTVLCHGVLQMAMELSEQLGAKSLLAPVVRDMYDCAVQNDKCRDKDFRSIYRLFSEDNGDQLPRRDLKN; encoded by the exons ATGGCAACTACAAACGGTTCATCCAATGACATCTCGGCCAAGTCTTTTGGCTTCATTGGGCTTGGTATCATGGGATGGGGCATGGCAAAAAACCTGAGGGCTAAGATCCCAGCAGATTCAGTGTTGTATATCTGCGAAGTCAACAAGCCCCGACGAGACGAGTTTGTGGTGTCAACGGCGGGCAAGGTTCAAGTTGTGGATAGCCCACGCGAGATAGCTGAGAAGAAT GACATAATAATCACCATGTTGCCCCGTGGCGAGCACGTTCGTGAGGTTTTCACAAACCCGCAGACTGGCCTCCTCTCAGTGGCTGGCTCGGTGAAGCTGGGAAGCAAGATTTTTATCGACTGCTCAACTATCGACGTCAAGACCTCGCAAGAAGTGGCTGCCGCCGTGGAAGCCTCCAACTTGGGATCGTTCGCAGATGCCCCTGTCTCCGGAGGTCAAGGTGGCGCCAATGCAGGCACACTGACCTTCATGGTGGGAGGCAGCCCAGAGGCTTTTGAGACAGCCAAGCCCACTCTCGAGCTCATGGGCAACCCGGAGAATCTCTTCCACTGCGGGAAAGCTGGTGCCGGGTTGGTtaccaagctcatcaacaattacctctcagccatcaacatGATTGGAGTCTGTGAAGGCATGAACATGGGTCGACTCTATGGCCTGGATCCTGTATTACTTGCTAGTGCTATCAATAGCTCCACCGGCATGTCGCGGAATAGCCGCGAGCAAAATCCAGTTAAGGGTGTTTCCTCTGTGGCTTCTTCGGCAAAGGACTTTGAGGGAGGATTCTCGACTGTGCTCTGTCACGGTGTCCTCCAGATGGCGATGGAATTGAGCGAGCAGCTTGGGGCCAAGAGTTTGCTGGCACCTGTGGTTCGGGACATGTATGACTGCGCTGTACAGAACGACAAGTGTCGTGATAAGGACTTTAGGAGTATCTACCGACTATTTAGTGAGGATAATGGAGACCAGTTGCCGCGTAGGGATCTGAAGAATTAG
- a CDS encoding amino acid permease/ SLC12A domain-containing protein, which produces MADNNKEKLDDLRAVESQTQGESTQTNELKRDFKPHQVFMFSIACAIGTGLVIGTGTALSRGGPGSLLIAYLLVGCTVFFVMTALGEMATFLPMNKGFGGYATRMVDPAFGFATGWNYFFKYIMATPTNLTAAGLVIQYWRPDLNVAIWITVFGIAIVLVNVLHVNSFGETEFWLGFAKILIMITLILSTFIVAMGGGPNHDRSGFRYWRDPGAFAEYLLEGPKGRFLGFWACCCQACFGFTGTEVVGMTFGETPNPRKNVPRAIKQTFWRIACFYILGVLVLGMAVPYNNERLIGATKQATSGAASPFVVAVSSAGVGVFADIINGCLLVFTLSASSSDIYCASRSLYGLARDGQAPRIFSRARENGNPIFAVAFTSMFIGLGYMNASKSSSTVFGYLVSLVTVFAVLNWVAILVSHIRFRQALKAQGIATTDLPYVGVLQPYGSYFALSISLLVIMFNGYDAFIPYFKVDIFILKYLGSFMFMFNITFWKITKKTTFWNAADVDLHTGRRQFEETETADDADWNEGFLKKMLRTIWRKI; this is translated from the exons ATGGCCGACAATAATAAGGAAAAGCTCGACGACTTGAGAGCGGTCGAGTCTCAGACTCAAGGAGAGTCGACACAAACAAATGAGTTGAAACGAGACTTCAAACCCCATCAGGTTTTCATGTTCTCAATTGCATGTGCAATCGGTACAGGACTGGTAATTGGCACTGGAACCGCTCTTTCGAGAGGAGGCCCTGGCAGCCTATTGATTGCTTATCTGCTGGTCGGATGCACCGTCTTCTTTGTTATGACAGCTTTGGGAGAAATGGCAACCTTTCTCCCTATGAATAAGGGTTTCGGAGGTTATGCTACTCGGATGGTTGATCCGGCTTTTGG GTTTGCTACCGGCTGGAACTACTTCTTCAAATATATCATGGCAACACCAACGAACTTGACAGCTGCCGGGCTGGTTATTCAATACTGGAGACCTGACTTAAACGTGGCAATCTGGATCACAGTCTTCGGAATTGCCATTGTCTTAGTTAAT GTCCTCCATGTGAATAGCTTTGGCGAAACCGAGTTTTGGCTCGGTTTTGCTAAGATCCTTATAATGATAACACTCATCCTTTCGACTTTTATTGTTGCCATGGGGGGCGGACCGAACCACGATCGATCAGGATTCAGATACTGGAGAGACCCTGGTGCTTTTGCAGAATACCTTCTCGAGGGACCAAAGGGAAGGTTCCTTGGCTTCTGGgcctgctgctgccaagCTTGTTTCGGTTTCACT GGCACAGAGGTAGTAGGCATGACATTTGGGGAGACTCCTAACCCAAGGAAGAATGTTCCTCGAGCAATTAAGCAGACCTTCTGGCGGATCGCATGCTTTTATATCCTCGGTGTTTTAGTGCTCGGCATGGCCGTTCCCTATAATAATGAGCGGCTTATTGGCGCGACGAAGCAAGCAACCAGCGGAG CTGCTTCTCCATTTGTCGTCGCAGTCAGCTCGGCCGGAGTTGGTGTCTTTGccgacatcatcaacggatgtttgttggtgtttACACTCAGCGCTTCAAGCTCAG ATATTTACTGCGCTTCTCGGTCTCTTTACGGATTAGCAAGAGATGGCCAGGCACCACGGATCTTTTCGAGAGCACGGGAGAATGGTAATCCTATTTTTGCAGTTGCTTTTACTAGCATGTTCATCGGCCTTGGCTATATGAATGCGAGTAAATCCTCATCGACCGTGTTTGGCTACCTAGTCAGCCTGGTCACTGTTTTCGCTGTCCTTAATTGGGTGGCTATCCTTGTTTCTCACATTCGCTTTCGCCAAGCTCTCAAAGCTCAAGGCATAGCGACCACTGACCTGCCCTATGTTGGCGTATTGCAGCCATACGGGTCCTACTTTGCATTATCCATCTCCCTCTTAGTCATCATGTTCAACG GCTATGATGCATTCATTCCCTATTTTAAAGTTGATATTTTCATTCTCAAGTATCTTGGATCGTTCATGTTCATGTTTAATATCACCTTTTGGAAAATTACTAAGAAGACAACTTTCTGGAATGCAGCAGATGTGGACTTGCATACAGGCAGGCGACAATTTGAGGAAACGGAGACCGCTGATGATGCGGACTGGAACGAAGGGTTCCTGAAGAAAATGTTGAGAACCATCTGGAGAAAAATCTAG